One genomic window of Candidatus Zixiibacteriota bacterium includes the following:
- the atpG gene encoding ATP synthase F1 subunit gamma, giving the protein MATTRDLKKRIRAVESTKQITKAMEMVAAAKLRRAQQRIESYRPYAEKMVEMLGHLSSASGQVTHPFFEKREVKKTTLVLFTSDRGLCGSYNSNLIRTAEAFRKDYAPENLDLVCVGKRGRDYFRRRNVSIVASYLDFSGNMDLAKVRDMTYFLTNSFVSGEVDQIVFLYTAFISTARFRIARKQFLPIEQEFGVGEEAHLGKEYIFEPDAASIYAALLPNYAQTVAQMSMAEALASEHGTRMIAMGSATKNAGEMIDNLTLVMNKARQATITKELLEVVSGAEALKG; this is encoded by the coding sequence ATGGCTACTACTAGAGACTTAAAGAAACGTATCCGCGCGGTTGAATCGACCAAGCAGATCACCAAGGCCATGGAAATGGTCGCTGCGGCGAAACTCCGACGCGCTCAGCAGAGAATAGAGTCTTACAGACCGTACGCCGAGAAGATGGTCGAGATGCTTGGGCATCTCTCTTCGGCGTCGGGTCAGGTGACTCATCCGTTTTTCGAGAAACGGGAAGTGAAGAAGACGACTCTCGTGCTCTTCACGTCTGACAGAGGACTTTGCGGATCGTACAATTCCAATCTGATCAGAACCGCGGAGGCTTTCAGGAAGGACTACGCACCGGAGAATCTTGATTTGGTGTGTGTTGGCAAACGAGGTCGCGATTATTTCCGCAGGAGAAATGTCTCGATTGTCGCATCATATCTCGATTTTTCAGGCAATATGGATCTCGCCAAGGTCAGGGACATGACGTATTTTCTGACGAATAGTTTTGTCTCCGGCGAGGTTGACCAGATTGTGTTCCTGTACACGGCCTTCATCTCGACAGCGAGATTCAGGATTGCGCGCAAACAGTTTCTTCCGATCGAACAGGAATTCGGCGTCGGCGAAGAAGCACACTTGGGCAAAGAGTATATTTTCGAGCCGGATGCTGCGAGCATCTATGCCGCGCTCCTTCCGAACTATGCCCAGACCGTTGCACAGATGTCTATGGCTGAGGCGCTGGCTTCGGAGCACGGCACGCGTATGATCGCTATGGGATCTGCGACCAAAAACGCCGGAGAGATGATAGATAACCTGACGCTTGTCATGAACAAGGCACGCCAGGCAACAATTACCAAGGAACTCCTCGAAGTCGTTTCCGGTGCCGAGGCCTTGAAAGGATAG
- the atpD gene encoding F0F1 ATP synthase subunit beta, whose product MAVNSDILVSGNKGKIVQVIGPTVDCEFDADKLPNILNAIKIIDQERGINLTVEVAMHIGDNVVRCVALGSTDGLVRNMEVIDTGAPISVPVGKVTLGRIFNLLGEPIDQLGPIPADTPRLPIHHPPPTFQDQDTKTEQFETGIKVVDLLEPYVKGGKVGLFGGAGVGKTVIIMELIRNIAQEHGGYSVFCGVGERTREGNDLWLEMKESGVLPKTCMCYGQMNEPPGSRLRVGLSGLTMAEYFRDEMHQDVLLFVDNIFRFVQAGSEVSALLGRMPSAVGYQPTLGTEMGALQERITSTKAGSITSVQAIYVPADDLTDPAPATTFAHLDATSVLSRQIAELGIYPAVDPLASTSRILDPAVVGMEHYLVARAVQQILQRYKDLQDIIAILGIDELSEDDRLVVARARKIQRFFSQPFFVAEQFTGRSGRYVKIADTIAGFKELVEGKCDDIPEQAFYMAGTLDEVLERTEKMKKA is encoded by the coding sequence ATGGCGGTAAATAGCGATATCTTAGTCTCTGGCAACAAAGGGAAGATTGTGCAGGTGATCGGGCCGACAGTCGACTGCGAGTTCGACGCCGATAAGCTGCCCAATATCCTCAATGCCATCAAGATCATAGATCAGGAGAGAGGCATCAACCTGACTGTTGAGGTCGCTATGCACATCGGCGACAACGTCGTCAGATGTGTTGCTCTTGGTTCGACAGACGGTCTGGTAAGAAATATGGAAGTGATCGATACCGGTGCTCCGATTTCGGTGCCGGTTGGTAAAGTTACTCTCGGCAGAATCTTCAATCTGCTTGGCGAGCCGATCGATCAGCTCGGTCCGATTCCAGCGGACACGCCGAGACTTCCGATTCACCATCCCCCGCCGACATTCCAGGACCAGGACACCAAGACCGAGCAGTTCGAGACCGGAATCAAGGTCGTGGACCTGCTTGAGCCATACGTGAAGGGTGGAAAGGTCGGTCTGTTCGGTGGCGCCGGCGTTGGCAAGACCGTCATTATCATGGAGCTCATCCGTAACATCGCGCAGGAGCACGGTGGCTATTCAGTGTTCTGCGGCGTCGGTGAGCGTACGCGTGAGGGCAATGACCTCTGGCTCGAAATGAAAGAGTCGGGCGTGTTGCCGAAGACTTGTATGTGTTACGGTCAGATGAACGAGCCGCCGGGATCTCGTCTCCGTGTCGGACTCTCCGGTCTGACAATGGCCGAGTATTTCCGTGACGAGATGCATCAGGACGTGCTCCTGTTCGTCGACAACATCTTCCGTTTCGTGCAGGCCGGCTCTGAAGTATCCGCGCTGCTCGGACGTATGCCGTCAGCAGTCGGATATCAGCCGACTCTCGGAACAGAGATGGGCGCACTGCAGGAGAGAATCACATCGACCAAGGCGGGTTCGATCACATCGGTGCAGGCGATTTACGTACCGGCAGACGACCTGACAGACCCTGCTCCGGCAACGACATTCGCGCATCTCGATGCTACATCGGTGTTGTCACGTCAGATTGCAGAACTCGGAATCTATCCCGCTGTCGATCCGCTTGCATCGACCTCCAGAATTCTCGATCCGGCAGTTGTTGGAATGGAGCATTATCTGGTCGCAAGAGCTGTACAGCAGATTCTGCAGAGATATAAAGATCTGCAGGATATCATCGCGATTCTCGGCATCGACGAACTTTCCGAGGATGACAGGTTGGTAGTGGCTCGAGCAAGGAAGATTCAGCGGTTTTTCTCGCAGCCCTTCTTCGTGGCTGAACAGTTCACCGGTCGTTCCGGCAGATATGTCAAGATTGCCGATACGATTGCCGGATTCAAGGAACTGGTCGAGGGCAAGTGCGATGACATTCCTGAGCAGGCTTTCTATATGGCAGGAACGCTCGACGAGGTTCTGGAGCGGACCGAGAAGATGAAGAAGGCATAG
- the atpC gene encoding ATP synthase F1 subunit epsilon, translating into MFKLSIVSPAKVLYEHDVKGIVVPGSEGYLGVLSHHAPLITALKPGKITISESDDKERTAAVAGGFLEVSDNVATILADAVEFIDEIDLDRARSAYTRAKERIGLHSTDVDITRATNALRRAENRIRLAGGKIPS; encoded by the coding sequence ATGTTTAAGCTATCGATAGTATCACCGGCAAAAGTGCTCTATGAGCACGACGTCAAAGGAATAGTGGTTCCGGGCAGCGAGGGATATCTCGGTGTTCTGTCGCATCATGCACCGCTGATCACTGCGCTCAAACCAGGCAAAATTACAATTTCTGAATCAGATGATAAAGAGAGAACTGCCGCGGTTGCGGGCGGATTTCTCGAGGTCTCCGATAATGTTGCGACAATCCTCGCCGACGCTGTCGAGTTCATCGATGAAATCGATCTTGATCGCGCGCGATCGGCATACACTCGCGCCAAAGAGCGGATTGGACTGCACAGTACCGATGTCGATATTACGCGCGCTACAAATGCTCTTCGTCGCGCTGAGAACCGAATCAGACTCGCGGGCGGCAAAATCCCGTCGTAG